From the Acidovorax carolinensis genome, one window contains:
- the leuD gene encoding 3-isopropylmalate dehydratase small subunit: MQKFTKLQGLVAPMDRENVDTDAIIPKQFLKSIKKTGFGVNLFDEWRYLDHGEPGQDPASRKPNPDFVLNQPRYAGASILLARKNFGCGSSREHAPWALDQFGFRAVIAPSFADIFFNNCFKNGLLPIVLPEATVAQLFDEVLAFPGYQLTIDLERQVIVRPQGEEIPFEVQAFRKYCLLNGFDDIGLTLRQSDKIKAFEAQRLATKPWLAHTMVS; encoded by the coding sequence ATGCAGAAATTCACCAAGCTCCAGGGGCTGGTCGCCCCCATGGACCGCGAGAACGTCGATACCGACGCCATCATCCCCAAGCAATTCCTCAAGTCGATCAAGAAGACCGGCTTCGGCGTGAACCTGTTTGACGAATGGCGCTACCTGGACCACGGCGAGCCCGGCCAGGACCCCGCCAGCCGCAAGCCCAACCCCGACTTCGTGCTGAACCAGCCGCGCTATGCAGGCGCCTCCATCCTGCTGGCGCGCAAGAATTTCGGCTGCGGCTCCAGCCGCGAGCATGCCCCCTGGGCGTTGGACCAGTTCGGCTTTCGCGCCGTGATCGCGCCCAGCTTTGCCGACATCTTCTTCAACAACTGCTTCAAGAACGGCCTGCTGCCCATCGTGCTGCCCGAGGCTACCGTGGCCCAGCTGTTTGATGAAGTGCTGGCCTTCCCCGGCTACCAGCTCACCATCGACCTGGAGCGCCAGGTGATTGTTCGCCCGCAAGGTGAAGAGATCCCGTTCGAGGTGCAGGCCTTCCGCAAATACTGCCTGCTCAACGGCTTTGACGACATCGGCCTGACCCTGCGCCAGTCGGACAAGATCAAGGCTTTTGAGGCACAGCGCCTGGCGACCAAGCCGTGGCTGGCGCACACCATGGTGTCGTGA
- a CDS encoding entericidin A/B family lipoprotein, with product MKKIATILALSAAFVLAGCNTVKGVGQDIERAGSAIERAAK from the coding sequence ATGAAGAAGATTGCCACCATCCTCGCCCTGTCCGCTGCTTTTGTGCTGGCCGGATGCAACACCGTCAAGGGCGTGGGCCAGGACATCGAACGCGCAGGCAGCGCCATCGAGCGCGCCGCCAAGTAA
- the rpsF gene encoding 30S ribosomal protein S6, with translation MRHYEIILLIHPDQSEQVPAMLERYKGMITAGGGKVHRVEDWGRRQLAYLINKLAKAHYLCVNIEADQAVMAELEHAFKFNDAVLRHLTVQKKKADTGPSSMMKTVEREEARKVSQAEYAAAGERGGDRGDRAERSADR, from the coding sequence ATGCGTCATTACGAAATCATTTTGTTGATCCATCCGGATCAAAGCGAACAAGTTCCAGCCATGCTGGAGCGCTACAAGGGCATGATCACCGCTGGCGGTGGCAAGGTGCACCGCGTGGAAGACTGGGGCCGCCGTCAACTGGCGTACCTGATCAACAAGCTGGCCAAGGCCCACTATCTGTGCGTGAACATCGAAGCCGACCAGGCCGTGATGGCTGAACTGGAGCACGCCTTCAAGTTCAACGACGCCGTGTTGCGCCACCTGACGGTTCAGAAGAAGAAGGCTGACACCGGCCCGTCTTCGATGATGAAGACCGTCGAGCGCGAAGAAGCCCGCAAGGTCAGCCAAGCCGAATACGCCGCTGCGGGCGAACGCGGTGGTGATCGTGGCGACCGCGCCGAGCGTTCTGCTGATCGCTGA
- the rpsR gene encoding 30S ribosomal protein S18, with translation MATFKKFNKDKRPKRNTQSLLFKRKRFCRFTVTGVEEIDYKDVDTLRDFIAENGKIIPARLTGTRAIFQRQLNTAIKRARFLALVPYSDQHKI, from the coding sequence ATGGCCACGTTCAAGAAGTTCAACAAAGACAAGCGCCCAAAGCGCAACACCCAGTCCCTGCTGTTCAAGCGCAAGCGCTTTTGCCGCTTCACGGTGACGGGCGTTGAAGAAATCGACTACAAGGATGTCGACACGCTGCGCGATTTCATCGCCGAAAACGGCAAGATCATCCCCGCACGCCTGACCGGCACGCGCGCCATCTTCCAGCGTCAGCTGAACACCGCCATCAAGCGCGCCCGCTTCCTGGCCCTGGTGCCTTACAGCGACCAGCACAAGATCTAA
- a CDS encoding LysR family transcriptional regulator: protein MKSSERSFARRIDLTSLQLFVAVCELGSIGRAAEREFIAASAVSKRLSDLETAVDTALLYRHSRGVTLTPAGESLLHHARTVLFGLERMQGELSEYAEGVRGHVRMHANISAIVQFLPEDLGAFARAHSQVKIDLQEHLSSDVLHAVQEGAADLGICNTGGPAAADLQSRPYRTDRLVLVVPAAHALSAQAAINFEEVLDWDIVGLHANSSISLAMRAAAAAAGRPLRQRIQVTGLDAMCRMIDNGLGVGLLPDRAFALMHGVGRLQAIPLTDAWAQRELRVVARDFEALPVTARLLVEHLIHPSPGTFTPA from the coding sequence ATGAAAAGCTCCGAGCGCAGTTTTGCGCGCCGCATTGACCTCACTTCACTGCAACTCTTTGTGGCGGTGTGCGAGCTCGGCAGCATCGGCCGCGCGGCGGAGCGCGAGTTCATTGCGGCATCGGCCGTGAGCAAGCGGCTTTCCGACCTGGAAACCGCCGTGGACACCGCCCTGCTCTACCGCCACAGCCGGGGCGTCACGCTCACGCCGGCGGGCGAAAGCCTGCTGCACCATGCGCGCACGGTGCTGTTTGGCCTGGAGCGCATGCAGGGCGAACTCAGTGAATACGCCGAGGGCGTGCGCGGCCATGTGCGCATGCACGCCAACATTTCGGCCATCGTGCAGTTTCTGCCCGAGGACCTGGGCGCTTTTGCGCGCGCGCACAGCCAGGTCAAGATCGACCTGCAGGAACACCTGAGCAGCGATGTGCTGCACGCGGTGCAGGAAGGCGCGGCCGATCTGGGCATCTGCAATACCGGCGGGCCCGCTGCCGCCGACCTGCAAAGCCGCCCGTACCGCACCGATCGTTTGGTGCTGGTTGTGCCTGCAGCGCACGCCCTGTCAGCGCAAGCAGCTATTAATTTTGAAGAAGTGCTGGACTGGGACATTGTCGGCCTGCATGCCAACAGCAGCATCAGCCTGGCCATGCGCGCCGCAGCTGCTGCCGCCGGCCGCCCCCTGCGCCAGCGCATCCAGGTCACCGGGCTTGATGCCATGTGCCGCATGATCGACAACGGCCTGGGCGTGGGCCTGCTGCCCGACCGGGCCTTTGCCCTCATGCACGGTGTGGGCCGCCTGCAAGCCATCCCCCTCACCGACGCTTGGGCCCAGCGCGAGTTGCGCGTGGTGGCCCGCGACTTCGAAGCCCTGCCCGTCACGGCCCGGCTGCTGGTGGAGCACCTGATCCACCCGTCGCCCGGCACTTTCACGCCCGCCTAA
- the rplI gene encoding 50S ribosomal protein L9 translates to MQIILLDKVVNLGNLGEIVKVKDGYARNFLIPSGRARRATEANKAEFEAKRVELEKAAAAKLAEAQAQGEKLAGTTVKLTQKAGVDGRLFGSVTNHDIAEELNKQGYKVAKAQIRLPNGPIKVVSETAVSVALHTDVVVEVNVSVYGETA, encoded by the coding sequence ATGCAAATCATCCTGCTCGACAAGGTTGTGAACCTCGGCAACCTCGGCGAAATCGTCAAGGTCAAGGACGGCTACGCCCGCAACTTCCTGATTCCTTCGGGCCGTGCCCGTCGCGCCACCGAAGCCAACAAGGCTGAGTTTGAAGCCAAGCGCGTCGAACTCGAAAAGGCTGCTGCCGCCAAGCTGGCAGAAGCCCAGGCCCAAGGCGAGAAGCTCGCCGGCACGACCGTCAAGCTGACGCAAAAGGCTGGCGTGGACGGCCGTCTGTTTGGTTCCGTGACCAACCATGACATCGCCGAAGAGCTGAACAAGCAAGGCTACAAGGTCGCCAAGGCCCAGATCCGCCTGCCCAACGGTCCCATCAAGGTTGTCAGCGAAACTGCTGTCAGCGTGGCTCTGCACACTGATGTGGTCGTGGAAGTCAACGTGTCGGTCTATGGCGAAACCGCCTGA
- a CDS encoding MBL fold metallo-hydrolase — MDVNITFLGGAGTVTGSKYLVRHNGHSMLVDCGLFQGYKLLRQRNWQPLPVTPHQIDAVVLTHAHLDHSGYLPLLARDGYTKPIHCTPGTRDLCAILLPDSGHLQEEDAAFLNRHQLSQHAPALPLYTRLDAQHCMKQFRTHAYHKAFEPIPGWRVTFTPAGHILGAASMLLEVGGRRILFSGDLGRPDDLIMNPPEAPPQADTVLVESTYGDRQHTQENILQELAPALQRLSQRGGVAVVPVFAVGRAQTVLHAINLLKKQGAIARSLPVFLDSPMAVSTTGLFAHHAGEHRLTAHEADALSHSATMVQTTDESKALARRHGPMVILSASGMATGGRVLHHLALYAGDHRNMVIITGYQAPGTRGARIASGEKTTRIHGQDVEVRAEVVQLTSASAHADANQTLAWLRSMGHAPDRVFVVHGEMGAADMLRQRIEHELRWRAAVPEHGSTLTA, encoded by the coding sequence ATGGACGTCAACATCACTTTTCTGGGCGGCGCGGGCACCGTCACCGGCTCCAAATACCTGGTGCGCCACAACGGCCACAGCATGCTGGTCGATTGCGGCCTGTTTCAGGGCTACAAGCTGCTGCGCCAGCGCAACTGGCAGCCCCTGCCCGTCACGCCGCACCAGATTGACGCCGTGGTGCTGACCCATGCGCACCTCGACCACAGCGGCTACCTGCCGCTGCTGGCACGCGACGGCTACACCAAGCCCATTCACTGCACCCCCGGCACGCGCGACCTGTGCGCCATCCTGCTGCCCGACAGCGGCCACCTGCAGGAAGAAGACGCCGCCTTTTTGAACCGCCACCAGCTCTCGCAGCACGCACCGGCGCTGCCGCTTTACACCCGGCTGGATGCGCAGCACTGCATGAAGCAGTTCCGCACCCATGCGTACCACAAGGCGTTTGAGCCGATTCCCGGCTGGCGCGTGACCTTCACACCCGCCGGGCACATCCTGGGCGCGGCCAGCATGCTGCTGGAAGTGGGCGGGCGGCGCATCCTGTTTTCGGGCGACCTGGGACGGCCCGACGACCTGATCATGAACCCGCCCGAAGCCCCCCCCCAGGCCGACACGGTGCTGGTCGAATCCACCTACGGCGACCGCCAGCACACGCAGGAAAACATCCTGCAAGAGCTGGCCCCCGCCCTGCAACGCCTGTCCCAGCGCGGCGGCGTGGCCGTGGTGCCGGTGTTTGCCGTGGGCCGGGCGCAGACCGTGCTGCATGCCATCAACCTGCTCAAGAAGCAGGGCGCCATCGCCCGCTCGCTGCCGGTGTTTCTGGACAGCCCCATGGCCGTGAGCACCACAGGGCTGTTTGCCCACCACGCGGGCGAGCACCGGCTGACGGCGCACGAGGCAGACGCCCTCTCGCACAGTGCCACCATGGTGCAGACCACCGACGAATCGAAGGCCCTGGCGCGCCGCCACGGCCCCATGGTGATCCTGTCGGCCAGCGGCATGGCCACGGGCGGGCGCGTGCTGCACCACCTGGCGCTGTATGCGGGCGACCACCGCAACATGGTCATCATCACCGGCTACCAGGCGCCAGGCACGCGCGGCGCGCGCATCGCCAGCGGCGAAAAGACCACCCGCATCCACGGGCAGGACGTCGAGGTGCGCGCCGAAGTGGTGCAGCTCACCTCCGCCTCGGCCCACGCCGACGCCAACCAGACTCTGGCCTGGCTGCGAAGCATGGGGCATGCGCCCGACCGCGTTTTTGTGGTGCACGGCGAAATGGGCGCGGCCGACATGCTGCGCCAGCGCATCGAGCATGAACTGCGCTGGCGCGCCGCAGTGCCCGAGCACGGCAGCACCCTGACCGCCTGA
- the grpE gene encoding nucleotide exchange factor GrpE: protein MSDNSQQSPLQSTPAPEEVEAAMAANASDEMARLQGELAEIKAKSAELADQFLRAKAEAENARRRAEDEVSKARKFGIESFAESLLPVADSLDAALAIQNATAQQLREGSDATLRQLTSALERNKVLAINPAAGDKFDPHQHQAISVVPAEQEANTVVAVLQKGYVIAERVLRPALVTVAAPK from the coding sequence ATGTCCGATAACAGCCAGCAATCCCCCCTTCAAAGCACTCCCGCCCCTGAAGAAGTCGAAGCCGCCATGGCCGCCAACGCTTCTGACGAAATGGCCCGCCTGCAGGGCGAACTGGCCGAAATCAAGGCCAAAAGCGCTGAACTGGCCGACCAGTTCCTGCGCGCCAAGGCCGAGGCGGAAAACGCCCGCCGCCGCGCGGAAGACGAAGTATCCAAGGCCCGCAAGTTCGGCATCGAAAGCTTTGCCGAAAGCCTGCTGCCCGTGGCAGACAGCCTGGACGCGGCGCTGGCCATCCAGAACGCCACGGCCCAGCAACTGCGCGAAGGCTCCGACGCCACCCTGCGCCAGCTGACCTCGGCCCTGGAGCGCAACAAGGTGCTGGCCATCAACCCGGCAGCTGGCGACAAATTCGACCCGCACCAGCACCAGGCCATCAGCGTGGTGCCTGCCGAACAAGAAGCGAACACCGTGGTGGCCGTGCTGCAAAAAGGCTACGTGATCGCCGAGCGCGTGCTGCGCCCCGCCCTGGTGACCGTGGCAGCCCCCAAATAA
- the priB gene encoding primosomal replication protein N — translation MENRVVLTACIAEAEALRYTPAGLPAIALRLEHESSQSEAGQPRDVKAAMKAVAFGAMAERLARQNIGSLWTFSGFLATPRNGKNAVLHIQDIQQN, via the coding sequence GTGGAAAACCGCGTTGTCTTGACCGCCTGTATCGCCGAGGCCGAGGCCTTGCGCTACACGCCCGCCGGATTGCCTGCCATTGCGCTGCGACTTGAACACGAGTCAAGCCAGTCTGAAGCAGGTCAGCCCCGGGACGTCAAGGCCGCCATGAAAGCCGTTGCCTTTGGTGCAATGGCCGAGCGTCTGGCAAGACAGAACATCGGAAGTCTCTGGACTTTCAGTGGATTTCTGGCCACACCACGCAATGGCAAGAACGCAGTGCTCCACATCCAGGATATTCAACAAAATTAA
- the dnaJ gene encoding molecular chaperone DnaJ produces MSKRDYYEILGVPKNASEEDIKKAYRKLAMKHHPDRNQGDTAKGAEEKFKEAKEAYEMLSDAQKRAAYDQYGHAGVDPNMRGPGGPGAEGFGGFAEAFGDIFGDMFGQQGGRGRGAGGRQVYRGSDLSYAMEITLEEAARGKDAQIRIPSWESCDTCHGSGAKPGTSAKTCTTCTGSGTVQMRQGFFSVQQTCPHCRGTGKIIPEPCTTCHGQGKLKKQKTLEVKIPAGIDDGMRIRSTGNGEPGTNGGPPGDLYIEIRLKKHDIFERDGDDLHCQVPVSFITAALGGEIEVPTLAGKAAIDIPEGTQAGKQFRLRGKGIKGVRASYPGDLYCHIAVETPVKLTEHQRKLLRELEESLKKGGGRHSPSGESWTDRLKNFFS; encoded by the coding sequence ATGTCGAAAAGAGACTATTACGAAATCCTGGGTGTTCCCAAGAACGCCTCGGAAGAAGACATCAAGAAGGCCTATCGCAAGCTGGCGATGAAGCACCACCCTGACCGCAACCAGGGGGATACGGCCAAGGGCGCCGAAGAGAAGTTCAAGGAGGCCAAAGAGGCCTACGAGATGCTGTCGGATGCCCAAAAGCGCGCTGCCTACGACCAGTACGGCCACGCCGGCGTGGACCCGAATATGCGCGGCCCCGGCGGGCCCGGTGCGGAAGGGTTTGGCGGCTTTGCCGAGGCCTTTGGCGACATTTTTGGAGACATGTTCGGCCAACAGGGTGGGCGTGGGCGTGGCGCGGGGGGCCGTCAGGTGTACCGCGGCAGCGACCTCAGCTACGCCATGGAAATCACCCTCGAAGAAGCCGCGCGCGGCAAGGATGCGCAGATCCGCATTCCGTCGTGGGAAAGCTGCGACACCTGCCATGGCAGTGGCGCCAAGCCCGGCACCAGCGCCAAGACCTGCACCACCTGCACGGGCAGCGGCACGGTGCAGATGCGCCAGGGCTTTTTCAGCGTGCAGCAAACCTGCCCGCACTGCCGCGGCACCGGCAAGATCATTCCCGAGCCCTGCACCACCTGCCATGGCCAGGGCAAGCTCAAGAAGCAAAAGACGCTGGAAGTGAAGATTCCGGCCGGCATCGACGACGGCATGCGCATCCGCAGCACCGGCAACGGCGAGCCTGGCACCAACGGCGGCCCGCCGGGCGACCTGTACATCGAGATCCGCCTGAAGAAGCACGACATCTTCGAGCGCGACGGCGACGACCTGCACTGCCAGGTGCCCGTGAGCTTCATCACGGCGGCGCTGGGCGGCGAGATCGAGGTGCCCACGCTCGCCGGCAAGGCAGCCATCGACATCCCCGAAGGCACGCAGGCCGGCAAGCAGTTTCGCCTGCGCGGCAAGGGCATCAAGGGCGTGCGCGCCAGCTATCCTGGCGACCTGTATTGCCACATCGCGGTGGAAACGCCCGTCAAGCTCACCGAGCACCAGCGCAAGCTGCTGCGCGAACTGGAGGAGTCACTGAAGAAGGGTGGCGGCCGCCACTCGCCCAGCGGCGAAAGCTGGACCGACCGACTGAAGAACTTCTTCAGCTGA
- the dnaB gene encoding replicative DNA helicase, which translates to MSAVFPPLDDHGFAPSMPDREIAQLRVPPHSIEAESSVLGGLLLDNNAWDRVGDLLKDGDFYRYEHKLIYAAIGGLINGSKPADVITVYEQLQGLGKAEEIGGLGYLNNLAQYVPSASNIRRYAEIVRERAILRKLVTASDEIATNAFNPQGKPVDKILDEAEQKIFNIGEEGSRMKQGFQAMDTLVVDLLDRVQEMADNPNDITGVPTGFVDLDRMTSGLQAGDMVVLAARPSMGKTAFAVNIAEHVALNEGLPVAIFSMEMGAAQLAVRIVGSIGRINQGNLRTGKLSDEEWPRLTEAIEKLRTVSLHIDETPGLTPSELRANARRLARQCGKLGLIVVDYLQLMSGSSGSQGENRATELGEISRGLKMLAKELQCPVIALSQLNRSVEQRTDKRPMMSDLRESGAIEQDADIIMFIYRDDYYNKDSKEPNVAEVIIGKQRNGPTGTVKLFFQKSQTRFESLAMGSGDDF; encoded by the coding sequence ATGTCCGCTGTTTTCCCCCCGCTCGATGACCATGGTTTCGCTCCATCCATGCCGGACCGCGAGATTGCCCAGCTGCGCGTGCCTCCGCACTCGATCGAGGCGGAGTCGAGTGTGCTCGGCGGGCTGCTGCTCGATAACAATGCCTGGGACCGTGTGGGCGATCTGCTCAAGGATGGCGACTTCTACCGCTACGAGCACAAGCTGATCTATGCCGCCATTGGCGGCCTGATCAATGGCAGCAAGCCGGCCGATGTGATCACGGTGTATGAGCAGCTGCAGGGGCTGGGAAAGGCCGAGGAAATCGGTGGCTTGGGGTACCTGAACAACCTGGCGCAATATGTGCCCAGCGCCAGCAACATCCGCCGCTACGCCGAGATCGTGCGCGAGCGGGCCATTCTGCGCAAGCTGGTCACGGCCAGCGACGAAATCGCCACCAACGCCTTCAACCCGCAGGGCAAGCCGGTGGACAAGATCCTCGACGAGGCCGAGCAAAAAATCTTCAACATCGGTGAAGAAGGCTCGCGCATGAAGCAGGGCTTTCAGGCCATGGACACCCTGGTGGTGGACCTGCTCGACCGCGTGCAGGAGATGGCGGACAACCCCAATGACATCACCGGCGTGCCCACGGGGTTTGTCGACCTGGACCGCATGACCTCGGGCCTGCAGGCCGGCGACATGGTGGTGCTGGCTGCGCGCCCGTCCATGGGTAAAACGGCGTTTGCGGTGAACATTGCCGAGCATGTGGCGCTGAACGAAGGCCTGCCCGTGGCTATCTTCTCGATGGAAATGGGCGCTGCCCAGTTGGCCGTGCGTATCGTCGGCTCGATTGGCCGCATCAACCAGGGCAACCTGCGCACCGGCAAGCTCAGTGATGAAGAATGGCCGCGCCTGACCGAAGCCATCGAAAAGTTGCGCACGGTGTCGCTGCACATCGACGAAACACCGGGTCTTACGCCCAGTGAGCTGCGCGCCAATGCGCGGCGCCTGGCGCGCCAGTGCGGCAAGCTGGGCCTGATCGTGGTGGACTATTTGCAGCTGATGAGTGGCTCTAGCGGTTCTCAGGGCGAAAACCGGGCCACCGAGCTGGGTGAAATTTCGCGGGGCCTGAAGATGCTGGCCAAGGAGCTGCAGTGTCCGGTGATTGCGCTGTCGCAGCTCAACCGCTCGGTAGAGCAGCGCACCGACAAGCGCCCCATGATGAGTGACCTGCGCGAATCGGGCGCCATCGAGCAGGATGCCGACATCATCATGTTCATCTACCGCGACGACTACTACAACAAGGACAGCAAAGAGCCGAACGTGGCCGAGGTCATCATCGGCAAACAGCGTAACGGCCCTACCGGCACCGTGAAGCTGTTCTTCCAGAAGTCGCAGACGCGCTTTGAGAGCCTGGCGATGGGGTCGGGCGACGATTTCTGA
- the dnaK gene encoding molecular chaperone DnaK produces MGKIIGIDLGTTNSCVSVMEGNTTRVIENSEGARTTPSIVAYQEDGEVLVGASAKRQAVTNPKNTLYAIKRLIGRKFTEKEVQKDIDLMPYKITAADNGDAWVEVRGTKISAQQVSADILRKMKKTAEDYLGEPVTEAVITVPAYFNDAQRQATKDAGRIAGLEVKRIINEPTAAALAFGLDKQEKGDRKIAVYDLGGGTFDVSIIEIADVDGEKQFEVLSTNGDTFLGGEDFDQRIIDYIIAEFKKEQGVDLSKDVLALQRLKEAAEKAKIELSNSAQTDINLPYITADASGPKHLNIKLTRAKLEALVEELIERTIAPCRTAIKDAGISVSDINDVILVGGMTRMPKVQDKVKEFFGKEPRKDVNPDEAVAVGAAIQGQVLSGDRKDVLLLDVTPLSLGIETLGGVMTKMITKNTTIPTKFAQTFSTADDNQPAVTIKVYQGEREMASGNKLLGEFNLEGIPPASRGTPQIEVSFDIDANGILHVGAKDKGTGKENKITIKANSGLSEEEIQQMVKDAELNAADDKKKLELIQARNQGEAAVHSVNKSLAEHGDKLDAGEKDAITAAVKALEEVLKGEDKDAIDAKTTELMTASQKLGEKMYAESQAAQAAQAAGGADAASASASSAKPADDDNVVDAEVKEVKKG; encoded by the coding sequence ATGGGAAAAATCATCGGTATCGATCTGGGCACCACCAACAGCTGCGTGTCCGTCATGGAAGGCAACACCACCCGCGTGATCGAAAACTCGGAAGGTGCCCGCACCACGCCGTCGATCGTTGCGTACCAGGAAGATGGTGAAGTGCTCGTCGGTGCCTCGGCCAAGCGCCAGGCCGTGACCAATCCCAAGAACACGCTGTACGCGATCAAGCGCCTGATCGGTCGCAAGTTCACCGAAAAAGAAGTGCAAAAGGACATCGACCTGATGCCCTACAAGATCACGGCCGCCGACAACGGCGACGCGTGGGTGGAAGTGCGCGGCACCAAGATCTCGGCCCAGCAGGTCAGCGCCGACATCCTGCGCAAGATGAAGAAGACCGCCGAAGATTACCTGGGCGAGCCCGTCACCGAAGCCGTGATTACCGTGCCCGCCTACTTCAACGACGCCCAGCGCCAAGCCACCAAGGACGCTGGCCGCATTGCCGGCCTGGAAGTCAAGCGCATCATCAACGAGCCCACCGCAGCGGCCCTGGCTTTTGGCCTGGACAAGCAGGAAAAGGGCGACCGCAAGATTGCCGTGTATGACCTGGGTGGTGGCACGTTCGACGTGTCCATCATCGAAATCGCCGATGTGGATGGCGAAAAGCAGTTTGAAGTGCTCTCCACCAACGGCGACACCTTCCTGGGCGGCGAAGACTTCGACCAGCGCATCATCGACTACATCATTGCCGAGTTCAAGAAAGAGCAAGGCGTTGATCTGTCCAAGGACGTGCTGGCCCTGCAGCGCCTCAAGGAAGCGGCTGAAAAAGCCAAGATCGAGCTGTCCAACAGCGCGCAGACCGACATCAACCTGCCCTACATCACGGCCGATGCCTCGGGCCCCAAGCACCTGAACATCAAGCTTACGCGCGCCAAGCTCGAAGCGCTGGTGGAAGAGCTCATCGAGCGCACCATCGCCCCCTGCCGCACGGCAATCAAGGACGCGGGCATCAGCGTGTCCGACATCAACGATGTGATCCTGGTCGGCGGCATGACCCGCATGCCCAAGGTGCAGGACAAGGTCAAGGAATTCTTCGGCAAGGAACCCCGCAAGGACGTGAACCCCGACGAAGCCGTGGCTGTGGGCGCGGCCATCCAGGGCCAGGTGCTGTCGGGCGACCGCAAGGACGTGCTGCTGCTGGACGTGACGCCATTGAGCCTGGGCATTGAGACCCTGGGCGGCGTGATGACCAAGATGATCACCAAGAACACGACCATCCCGACGAAGTTCGCGCAGACCTTCTCGACGGCCGATGACAACCAGCCTGCCGTGACCATCAAGGTCTACCAGGGCGAGCGTGAGATGGCTTCGGGCAACAAGCTGCTGGGCGAATTCAACCTGGAAGGCATTCCACCCGCATCGCGCGGCACGCCGCAGATCGAGGTGTCGTTCGACATCGACGCCAACGGCATCCTGCATGTGGGCGCCAAGGACAAGGGCACCGGCAAGGAAAACAAGATCACCATCAAGGCCAACTCGGGCCTGTCGGAAGAAGAAATCCAGCAGATGGTGAAAGACGCCGAGCTCAATGCCGCCGACGACAAGAAAAAGCTCGAGCTGATCCAGGCCCGCAACCAGGGCGAGGCCGCAGTGCACAGCGTGAACAAGAGCCTGGCCGAGCATGGCGACAAGCTGGATGCCGGCGAAAAGGACGCGATCACCGCTGCGGTCAAGGCACTGGAAGAAGTGCTCAAGGGTGAAGACAAGGACGCCATCGACGCCAAGACCACCGAACTGATGACCGCCAGCCAGAAGCTGGGCGAGAAGATGTACGCCGAATCCCAGGCTGCGCAGGCAGCCCAGGCAGCCGGCGGCGCGGATGCTGCAAGTGCATCGGCTTCTTCCGCCAAGCCCGCGGACGACGACAACGTGGTCGATGCTGAAGTGAAGGAAGTCAAGAAGGGCTGA